Proteins from one Akkermansiaceae bacterium genomic window:
- a CDS encoding ABC transporter permease has protein sequence MPMEKIYPIVLKGETPAAEWETAFRNYANIRRGWVGQESRTGEDRAVPKVQKTGFVRQFVTLMCRQWAIVRADPRNIAFLLAQAVLIGVIVAAVSDQEGFRMFLGVIAAMWFGCSNGAQQVVGELPVFKREHLCGLGMHAYISSKFAFQSWISVVQAVILFGVIVTLANFIHPHELASSFDEELVERYHPGAIYSKSGGGGGAVVADNGETYQRMDPSKLDAVGSTSGYDDIAVGDPGETAASAKRVTLDDVPAYPLIRWLARNFRIEENILQSGRKELKGADGNQLRDPQTGAKLWIPEIPVPFVLVNSLLLKIGSFCLAAVVGVAMGLMISSVVRTTTQAVMWVPLILIPQILLGGYVITIPDMPPYVRNAALAFPSFSCQRLVDVSHVFGRKVPLISNRTKTPTFLTSDKGYGKPVEWEEVIDGKLEKKSERFYESSSVNISWQNLIVHYDRIGQHRQVDSKLSGGKSETVDNRRDVVWVKGTLFENLSPAHSAIMVLLAWIAAAYAVVWASLVKQRGV, from the coding sequence ATGCCCATGGAGAAAATCTATCCCATCGTGCTGAAGGGGGAAACTCCGGCGGCCGAGTGGGAAACGGCATTCCGCAACTACGCGAATATCAGGCGCGGATGGGTCGGCCAGGAATCCCGGACCGGGGAGGACCGGGCGGTGCCGAAGGTGCAGAAAACGGGCTTTGTCAGGCAATTCGTGACCTTGATGTGCCGCCAGTGGGCCATCGTGCGGGCGGATCCACGGAATATCGCATTCCTTCTGGCCCAGGCGGTCTTGATCGGGGTGATCGTCGCCGCGGTGTCGGACCAGGAAGGCTTCCGGATGTTCCTGGGTGTCATCGCCGCGATGTGGTTCGGATGCAGCAATGGCGCCCAGCAAGTGGTGGGTGAACTCCCGGTGTTCAAGCGTGAGCATCTTTGCGGCCTGGGCATGCATGCCTACATATCGAGCAAGTTCGCGTTCCAATCCTGGATATCCGTCGTCCAGGCGGTCATCCTGTTCGGTGTCATCGTAACCTTGGCGAACTTCATCCACCCCCATGAGCTGGCCAGTTCGTTCGACGAGGAACTGGTGGAGCGCTATCATCCTGGAGCCATTTACAGCAAAAGCGGCGGGGGCGGGGGCGCGGTGGTTGCGGACAATGGGGAGACTTATCAAAGGATGGATCCCAGCAAGCTGGATGCCGTGGGATCGACGTCCGGGTATGACGACATCGCCGTTGGCGATCCGGGGGAGACCGCTGCTTCCGCGAAGAGGGTCACCTTGGATGATGTGCCGGCCTACCCGTTGATCAGGTGGCTCGCACGGAATTTCAGGATCGAGGAAAATATCCTCCAGTCCGGCCGGAAGGAATTGAAAGGAGCGGATGGAAATCAGCTCAGGGACCCGCAAACGGGAGCCAAATTGTGGATTCCCGAAATTCCCGTCCCATTCGTATTGGTGAATAGCCTTCTGCTGAAGATCGGATCTTTCTGTCTGGCGGCGGTGGTGGGCGTTGCGATGGGGTTGATGATTTCCTCGGTGGTCCGTACCACGACCCAGGCGGTGATGTGGGTGCCGCTCATCCTCATTCCGCAGATCCTTCTGGGCGGATATGTGATCACTATTCCGGATATGCCGCCCTACGTGCGGAATGCCGCTCTGGCGTTCCCCAGTTTCTCATGCCAGCGTCTGGTGGATGTCTCACACGTATTCGGGCGCAAGGTGCCCTTGATCTCCAACCGCACCAAAACCCCCACTTTCCTGACTTCCGACAAAGGCTACGGAAAGCCGGTGGAATGGGAGGAGGTGATCGACGGGAAGCTTGAGAAAAAGTCGGAGAGATTCTACGAAAGCTCCAGCGTCAACATTTCCTGGCAGAATCTGATCGTCCACTATGACAGGATCGGCCAGCACCGGCAGGTGGACTCCAAGCTTTCCGGTGGGAAAAGCGAGACCGTCGATAACCGAAGGGATGTGGTGTGGGTGAAAGGCACGCTGTTCGAGAACCTCTCCCCGGCCCATTCCGCGATCATGGTTCTTTTGGCGTGGATCGCCGCCGCTTATGCGGTGGTGTGGGCATCTTTGGTCAAACAACGTGGCGTATGA
- a CDS encoding FAD-dependent monooxygenase encodes MKTERMRIAVVGCGTAGPAAATLLARQGHQVTLYERAPECRPVGAGFLLQPSGMAVLEELGIAEAVLAKAAKVDSLHIVNPDGTTLLELLYREMEDGIFGAGLHRPVLLHHLMLAMERAGVDVRWGHTITSAEEEHDGWRLTFSHGAASDPFDLLVLADGARSSLRHLVGGGGTNRGYPWGAHWFIGENCGVFPANELYQVVRGTRQLGGFLATGCDLDHDEPLVSLFWSIRIRDDEKLRSQPLEEWKRPIRALCPRAAVLLDQIHDWSQIATARYGDVSMRRWYGRRIVVLGDAAHAMSPQLGQGVNLALADASCLADCISREPLADALSEYQRRRWPTIRYYQFATRRLTPFFQSDMEWITPFRQAMFRVSQSLPPLRGLMTRTMAGVIGAVTER; translated from the coding sequence ATGAAGACCGAGCGCATGCGGATCGCGGTGGTGGGCTGTGGCACGGCCGGTCCCGCTGCCGCCACGCTGCTCGCCCGCCAAGGTCACCAGGTGACGCTTTACGAACGTGCGCCGGAGTGCCGCCCCGTTGGTGCCGGATTCCTGCTCCAGCCATCCGGCATGGCCGTGCTGGAGGAGCTGGGCATCGCGGAGGCGGTTCTAGCGAAAGCCGCGAAGGTGGACTCCCTCCACATCGTGAACCCGGATGGCACGACCTTGCTTGAGCTGCTTTATCGCGAGATGGAGGACGGAATCTTCGGTGCCGGGCTTCACCGTCCCGTGTTGCTGCATCACCTGATGCTGGCCATGGAAAGGGCCGGGGTCGATGTCCGGTGGGGCCACACGATCACCTCAGCGGAGGAGGAACACGACGGTTGGCGGCTCACGTTCTCCCACGGCGCTGCCAGCGATCCCTTCGATCTGCTGGTCCTTGCCGATGGCGCTCGCTCTTCCCTCCGCCACCTTGTTGGCGGCGGTGGCACCAACCGTGGCTATCCATGGGGTGCCCACTGGTTCATCGGCGAGAACTGCGGAGTGTTTCCTGCCAATGAACTTTACCAGGTGGTGAGAGGCACCCGCCAGCTCGGCGGCTTCCTCGCCACCGGCTGTGATCTCGATCATGACGAGCCGCTCGTCAGCCTGTTCTGGAGCATCCGCATCCGGGATGATGAGAAGCTGCGCTCCCAACCGCTGGAGGAGTGGAAACGGCCCATCCGGGCGCTCTGTCCTCGTGCGGCGGTCCTGCTGGACCAGATCCACGACTGGAGCCAGATCGCCACCGCCCGCTATGGGGACGTGAGCATGCGCCGCTGGTATGGCCGGAGGATCGTCGTCCTTGGGGATGCCGCCCATGCGATGAGTCCGCAACTGGGGCAGGGGGTGAATCTGGCGCTGGCGGACGCATCCTGCCTGGCGGACTGCATCTCCCGCGAGCCTCTTGCCGATGCCCTCAGCGAGTACCAGCGCCGCCGCTGGCCAACCATCCGCTACTACCAGTTCGCCACCCGCCGGCTGACGCCGTTTTTCCAATCGGACATGGAATGGATCACTCCTTTCCGTCAGGCGATGTTCCGTGTTTCCCAGTCACTTCCGCCGCTCCGGGGGCTGATGACGCGCACCATGGCGGGCGTCATTGGCGCAGTGACGGAACGATGA
- a CDS encoding CAAX prenyl protease-related protein, with protein MNDARPANDPEVLARAHIVPFAVFMGFLMLLQFGGALVEWKHPAAPWWRRDPAQLVYPIQVLATGFFLIRYWRSYTFNWSWKWGFIGAVFGAIGIGFWLLPTTLYDYWGLTGKTEGVLKLLGVAERKEGFDPGIFENPAAFWFSTVMRFIRAAVIVALVEEIFWRGFLMRFVMDWEGNYWKQPFGRAHWKSYLIITVLFMLAHAPVDYAGAFIYGSLTYVLCVWSKSLGACVIMHAVANFLMGLYAMAYGKYGVW; from the coding sequence ATGAACGACGCACGGCCCGCCAACGATCCCGAGGTGCTGGCCCGGGCGCATATCGTCCCGTTCGCCGTGTTCATGGGGTTCCTGATGCTCCTCCAGTTCGGAGGGGCATTGGTGGAGTGGAAACATCCCGCCGCGCCTTGGTGGCGGCGGGACCCCGCGCAGTTGGTCTATCCCATCCAGGTGCTGGCCACGGGCTTTTTCCTCATCCGCTACTGGCGCAGCTACACCTTCAACTGGTCGTGGAAGTGGGGCTTCATCGGAGCGGTGTTCGGTGCCATCGGCATCGGCTTCTGGCTGCTGCCCACCACGCTCTACGACTACTGGGGCCTCACCGGAAAGACGGAGGGTGTCCTGAAGCTGCTGGGAGTGGCGGAGAGGAAGGAAGGCTTTGATCCCGGCATTTTCGAAAATCCCGCCGCCTTCTGGTTCTCCACGGTCATGCGGTTCATCCGCGCCGCGGTGATCGTCGCGTTGGTCGAGGAGATTTTCTGGCGGGGCTTCCTGATGCGCTTCGTGATGGACTGGGAGGGGAACTACTGGAAGCAGCCCTTCGGCCGGGCGCACTGGAAATCCTACCTCATCATCACCGTCCTGTTCATGCTCGCCCACGCACCCGTGGACTATGCGGGTGCCTTCATCTACGGCAGCCTGACCTATGTCCTCTGCGTGTGGAGCAAGAGCCTCGGGGCCTGCGTCATCATGCACGCGGTGGCGAATTTCCTGATGGGGCTCTATGCGATGGCCTATGGGAAATACGGCGTCTGGTAG
- a CDS encoding aminotransferase class I/II-fold pyridoxal phosphate-dependent enzyme — protein sequence MDYQAKIAQNVASIPRSGIRDFFELVQGREGVISLGVGEPDFVTPWHIREAAIYSLEKGQTTYTSNLGLLSLRKSISKYVENFFKVSYDAPTEVLVTVGVSEAIDIALRALLNPGDEVIIHEPCYVSYSPSIVMAHGKTVAVQTTKEDEFSLKPEAVAAAITPKTRIIFINFPCNPTGAVAPLEDLKGIAKLAIEHDLIVMTDEIYSELRYDGEEHVSIASLPGMKERTILLHGFSKAFAMTGFRLGYACAPQPIIEAMMKIHQYSMLCAPIMSQNAAIEALENGTPAMIEMRNSYHQRRDFLVRRLNEIGLDCHTPGGAFYVFPDIRKTGLSSKDFAFKLLEQENVAAVPGGAFGPSGEGFLRCCYATAFDDIRTATDKIERFVNRL from the coding sequence ATGGATTACCAAGCGAAAATCGCGCAAAACGTCGCATCCATCCCCCGTTCCGGGATCCGCGACTTCTTCGAACTCGTCCAGGGACGCGAGGGGGTCATCTCCCTCGGCGTGGGCGAGCCTGACTTTGTCACTCCATGGCACATCCGCGAAGCCGCCATCTACTCGCTGGAAAAAGGACAAACGACCTATACCTCCAACCTGGGTCTCCTTTCCCTGCGGAAGTCGATTTCGAAATATGTGGAGAACTTCTTCAAGGTTTCCTATGACGCTCCGACGGAAGTCTTGGTGACGGTCGGTGTCTCGGAGGCGATCGACATCGCGCTGCGTGCGCTCCTCAACCCCGGGGATGAGGTCATCATCCACGAGCCGTGCTACGTGTCCTACAGCCCGAGCATCGTGATGGCCCACGGCAAGACCGTTGCCGTCCAGACCACCAAGGAGGACGAGTTCTCCCTGAAGCCGGAGGCCGTGGCCGCGGCGATCACGCCAAAGACCCGCATCATCTTCATCAATTTCCCGTGCAATCCGACCGGTGCGGTTGCTCCGTTGGAGGACCTCAAGGGCATCGCGAAGCTGGCCATCGAGCATGATCTCATCGTCATGACGGATGAGATCTACAGCGAGCTGCGCTACGACGGCGAGGAACACGTTTCGATCGCTTCGCTGCCCGGCATGAAGGAGCGCACCATCCTGCTCCACGGTTTCTCGAAGGCATTCGCCATGACCGGCTTCCGCCTGGGCTATGCCTGCGCGCCGCAGCCCATCATCGAGGCGATGATGAAGATCCACCAATACTCCATGCTCTGCGCTCCCATCATGAGCCAGAACGCCGCGATCGAGGCGCTGGAGAATGGCACGCCCGCCATGATCGAGATGCGCAACAGCTACCATCAGCGGCGGGATTTCCTTGTCCGCAGGCTGAACGAGATCGGCCTGGACTGCCACACGCCCGGCGGTGCGTTCTACGTCTTCCCGGACATCCGGAAAACCGGCCTCAGCAGCAAGGATTTCGCGTTCAAACTTCTGGAACAGGAGAACGTCGCGGCCGTTCCCGGTGGTGCCTTCGGCCCGTCGGGTGAGGGATTTCTCCGCTGTTGCTATGCGACGGCGTTCGATGACATCCGCACCGCCACGGACAAGATCGAGCGCTTCGTCAACCGCCTCTGA
- the sugE gene encoding quaternary ammonium compound efflux SMR transporter SugE: MNWIILVIAGLFEVGWALGLKYTEGFSKLWPSVFTVLAIIISLSLLGLAMRTLPVGTAYAIWTGIGMVGTVIAGIILMGDPVSVFRVVSISLILIGIVGLKISTPA, from the coding sequence ATGAATTGGATCATCCTTGTCATCGCCGGCCTGTTTGAGGTCGGTTGGGCGCTGGGCCTGAAATACACCGAAGGCTTCAGCAAACTCTGGCCGAGTGTTTTCACGGTCCTGGCCATCATCATCAGCCTCAGCCTGCTGGGGCTGGCCATGCGCACGCTGCCGGTGGGCACGGCCTACGCGATCTGGACCGGCATCGGCATGGTCGGCACCGTCATCGCGGGCATCATCCTGATGGGGGATCCGGTGAGTGTGTTCCGGGTGGTCAGCATCTCGCTGATCCTGATCGGCATCGTGGGGCTGAAAATCTCCACACCGGCCTGA
- the eno gene encoding phosphopyruvate hydratase, which yields MDYTTIVEIRGREVIDSRGNPTVEVDVHLEGGAIGRAAVPSGASTGEHEAVELRDGDKGRYLGKGVTQAVENVNAKIAPELLGFDATEQASIDAAMLALDGTSTKKVLGANAILGVSLAVAKAAAAQLGQPLYKYVGGPNAKVLPVPMMNVINGGAHSDAPIDFQEFMIVPVGAPTFRESLRYGAEVFHSLKKVLHDRGLSTAVGDEGGFAPSLDGVEDAMQVLCQAIEKAGYKVGEDIAFALDVASSEFFDKAKNAYVFKKGDGSVRSASELVDFYADLQKRYPIISIEDGCAENDWDGWKVLTDKIGAKTQLVGDDLFVTNVDFLGKGIKAGVANSILVKVNQIGSLTETLDAVELAKENSYTAVLSHRSGETEDSTIADLAVATNCGQIKTGSMSRSDRIAKYNQLLRIEEQLGDDAVFGIKKLKVLGK from the coding sequence ATGGACTATACCACCATTGTTGAAATCCGCGGCCGCGAGGTGATCGATTCACGCGGCAATCCTACTGTTGAAGTCGATGTCCACCTCGAGGGTGGTGCCATCGGCCGTGCCGCGGTGCCTTCCGGCGCTTCGACCGGCGAGCATGAAGCCGTGGAACTCCGCGACGGCGACAAAGGCCGCTACCTCGGCAAGGGCGTGACCCAGGCCGTTGAGAACGTGAACGCCAAGATCGCTCCCGAGCTTCTCGGCTTCGACGCGACCGAACAGGCCTCCATCGACGCCGCCATGCTGGCGCTCGACGGCACCTCCACCAAGAAGGTGCTCGGCGCGAACGCCATCCTCGGCGTTTCCCTCGCCGTGGCGAAAGCCGCCGCCGCCCAGCTCGGCCAGCCGCTCTACAAGTACGTCGGTGGCCCGAACGCGAAGGTTCTTCCCGTTCCGATGATGAACGTCATCAACGGCGGCGCCCACTCGGACGCCCCGATCGACTTCCAGGAGTTCATGATCGTGCCTGTCGGCGCGCCGACCTTCCGCGAGTCCCTCCGCTATGGTGCGGAAGTGTTCCACTCCCTGAAGAAGGTGCTGCACGACCGCGGCCTTTCCACCGCCGTCGGTGACGAAGGTGGTTTCGCCCCGTCCCTCGACGGTGTGGAAGACGCCATGCAGGTGCTCTGCCAGGCCATCGAGAAAGCCGGCTACAAGGTGGGTGAAGACATCGCCTTCGCCCTCGACGTCGCTTCCTCCGAGTTCTTCGACAAGGCGAAGAACGCCTACGTCTTCAAGAAGGGCGACGGTTCCGTCCGCTCCGCTTCCGAGCTGGTTGACTTCTACGCCGACCTCCAGAAGCGCTACCCGATCATCTCCATCGAAGACGGCTGCGCCGAAAACGACTGGGATGGCTGGAAGGTCCTCACCGACAAGATCGGCGCGAAGACCCAGCTCGTCGGCGACGACCTGTTCGTCACCAACGTCGATTTCCTCGGCAAAGGCATCAAGGCCGGCGTCGCCAACTCCATCCTCGTCAAGGTCAACCAGATCGGTTCCCTCACCGAGACCCTCGACGCCGTCGAGCTGGCCAAGGAGAACAGCTACACCGCCGTGCTCAGCCACCGCTCCGGTGAGACCGAGGACAGCACCATCGCCGACCTCGCCGTTGCCACCAACTGCGGCCAGATCAAGACCGGCTCCATGAGCCGCTCCGACCGGATCGCGAAGTACAACCAACTGCTCCGCATCGAGGAGCAACTGGGCGACGACGCGGTCTTCGGCATCAAAAAGCTGAAGGTTCTCGGCAAGTGA
- a CDS encoding GreA/GreB family elongation factor, translated as MHPDVAKLVDAGRIPKPVGERLSQLAPGNFCLHKSFGAGKVVDWDLPGKKVTIDFERSSGQVMELQFAFQKTEWIPSDDFRAKKIEQLEELRTLAKKDPVELIVHLLQSHGGSMTGEALEKQISGGVVAEGNFKKWWDSAKKALKESRRVVVPQKRTEALVLRDGDRTPAEALVADFEAARDIKGMIKALEAIAADIGAFENDSDALKRLLHDIDEGAKKAARVQLGQALQLVAARDEVIGSSKALELDPTAVRLSDLILTADSSRLADEAGTLPSGRQRAIYEAFPNAFGDEWVEKMVHVFDKVGARGVTEIARILSDRGELEALEAHLRSTLARRALGPDALIWVCRERKGASAEVFSADVGASILNLLENDHLSDGPRKTSRLQTLLSEDKTLLQDLVEAMDINESRNFSRRLLDCPVFAELEKKSLMARIIKARPETAELVGGEGKKEEPLLVSWDSLEKKKLELDELIRVRIPQNTKDISIARSYGDLRENFEYKSAKDLQKVLMRRKSELEKDIARARGTDFKGSDASKVNAGTVITFTDESGKEIVMTVLGAWDSDPDTKVVSYLSEVGKSLMERVVGDEVKVRDSVTEALQTLTIRSIKPFNP; from the coding sequence ATGCATCCTGATGTGGCGAAGCTGGTTGACGCCGGCCGCATTCCAAAACCTGTCGGCGAGCGGCTTTCCCAGTTGGCTCCCGGAAATTTCTGCCTGCACAAATCCTTCGGAGCCGGAAAAGTGGTCGATTGGGACCTTCCCGGAAAGAAGGTGACCATCGATTTCGAGCGGTCCTCCGGACAAGTGATGGAACTGCAGTTCGCGTTCCAGAAAACCGAGTGGATCCCTTCCGATGACTTCCGGGCCAAGAAGATCGAGCAACTGGAGGAACTCCGCACACTGGCGAAGAAAGACCCCGTCGAACTCATCGTCCACCTCCTCCAGAGCCATGGCGGCAGCATGACCGGTGAGGCGCTTGAGAAACAGATCTCCGGCGGAGTGGTTGCGGAAGGCAATTTCAAGAAATGGTGGGACTCCGCCAAAAAGGCCCTCAAGGAAAGCCGCCGCGTGGTGGTGCCGCAGAAGCGGACCGAGGCACTTGTCCTCCGGGATGGTGACCGCACTCCCGCCGAAGCGTTGGTCGCGGATTTCGAGGCGGCCCGTGACATCAAGGGAATGATCAAGGCCCTGGAGGCGATTGCCGCCGACATCGGTGCCTTTGAAAACGATTCCGATGCCCTGAAGCGCCTGCTCCACGACATCGACGAAGGGGCGAAAAAAGCCGCCCGCGTCCAGCTCGGCCAGGCGCTGCAACTGGTTGCCGCCCGGGACGAAGTCATCGGCTCCTCGAAGGCGCTGGAACTCGATCCTACCGCCGTCCGTCTTTCCGATCTGATCCTCACCGCGGATTCCTCCAGACTGGCGGATGAAGCCGGCACTCTTCCTTCCGGCCGTCAGCGTGCGATTTATGAAGCCTTCCCGAATGCCTTCGGAGACGAGTGGGTGGAGAAAATGGTCCATGTCTTTGACAAGGTGGGTGCCCGTGGCGTCACCGAGATCGCCCGCATCCTTTCGGACCGCGGGGAACTGGAGGCCCTGGAGGCTCACCTGCGCTCGACACTGGCCCGCCGTGCGCTCGGCCCGGATGCCCTGATCTGGGTGTGCCGCGAGCGGAAGGGTGCTTCCGCCGAGGTTTTCAGCGCGGATGTGGGTGCCTCCATCCTCAACCTGCTCGAGAACGACCACCTTTCCGATGGTCCGCGGAAGACCTCCCGTCTCCAGACCCTGCTCAGCGAGGACAAGACGCTCCTCCAGGATCTGGTCGAGGCGATGGACATCAACGAGTCCCGGAACTTCTCCCGCAGGCTTCTCGACTGCCCGGTGTTCGCCGAGCTGGAGAAGAAATCGCTGATGGCACGGATCATCAAGGCCCGTCCGGAAACCGCCGAACTGGTGGGCGGGGAAGGGAAAAAGGAGGAGCCGCTCCTCGTTTCCTGGGACAGCCTCGAGAAGAAGAAACTCGAGTTGGACGAACTCATCCGCGTCCGTATCCCTCAGAACACCAAGGATATCTCGATCGCCCGCTCCTACGGCGACCTCCGCGAGAACTTCGAATACAAGTCCGCCAAGGACCTCCAGAAAGTCCTCATGCGCCGCAAGAGCGAGCTGGAGAAGGACATCGCCCGCGCCCGCGGCACCGATTTCAAAGGCTCAGACGCTTCCAAAGTGAACGCGGGCACGGTCATCACCTTCACGGACGAGTCCGGAAAAGAGATCGTCATGACCGTCCTCGGCGCGTGGGACTCCGATCCCGACACGAAGGTCGTCTCTTATCTCTCCGAAGTCGGGAAGTCGCTCATGGAGCGCGTTGTCGGTGACGAGGTGAAAGTCCGGGATTCCGTGACGGAAGCCTTGCAAACCCTGACGATCCGCTCCATCAAGCCGTTCAATCCCTGA
- a CDS encoding FAD-dependent oxidoreductase, which yields MQNTSDVSRRKFIHAALAGSMTVPLLGQEVPKVTKGIFGEPPRDLKLVEDADVIVCGAGPAGVSAAIAAARSGAKVRLFDVHGCLGGVWTAGLLTWIFDFDKPGLTKEIRMKLDERDARRGTSPKVFVYEPDEMKLLLEDMCTEAGVKFRLQTRVVAAYRDGRRLTTIVTESASGREAWRAPVFIDATGDGVLGALAGCDWELGQMGKEESARCLCQPLTMNAIAAVKDVTKMRDYVSFYEGDLNWHVKATENLKADIQKAGIDPSYGMPTIFHIRDNIVLLMLNHEYGIRPDDADAMTAATVRARKEIFDISRSLRKLGGVWDGLQVVATAEQIGVRDGKRIKGRYVVKKEDLMNAARHEDAVARVTFGVDIHAKTKEDNDKLTIERGGVTKFTPYDIPLRALIAKDVDGLMMAGRCISGDFIAHASYRVTGNAVAMGEAAGAAGAVAATSKRLPHEVEWKEVAEVLEKKVRKA from the coding sequence ATGCAAAACACATCAGACGTTTCCCGCCGCAAGTTCATCCACGCCGCCTTGGCTGGCTCGATGACCGTCCCCCTGCTGGGGCAGGAGGTTCCAAAGGTGACGAAAGGGATTTTCGGCGAGCCGCCGCGCGATCTGAAGCTGGTGGAGGATGCGGATGTGATCGTGTGCGGTGCAGGTCCAGCCGGGGTATCCGCCGCCATCGCCGCCGCCAGATCGGGGGCAAAGGTCCGGCTGTTCGACGTCCATGGCTGCCTTGGCGGGGTGTGGACGGCGGGACTGCTGACGTGGATTTTCGACTTCGACAAACCGGGCCTGACCAAGGAGATCCGCATGAAGCTGGACGAGCGGGACGCGCGGCGCGGCACCAGCCCGAAGGTGTTCGTCTATGAGCCGGATGAGATGAAGCTCCTGCTGGAGGACATGTGCACGGAGGCTGGGGTGAAGTTCCGCCTGCAGACACGGGTGGTGGCCGCGTACCGGGACGGGCGGCGGCTGACCACCATCGTCACCGAGTCCGCTTCCGGGCGGGAGGCTTGGCGCGCGCCGGTTTTCATCGACGCCACCGGGGATGGGGTTCTCGGCGCGCTGGCCGGTTGCGACTGGGAACTGGGACAGATGGGCAAGGAAGAGTCCGCGCGCTGCCTCTGCCAGCCGCTCACCATGAACGCCATCGCCGCAGTGAAGGATGTAACGAAAATGCGGGACTACGTTTCCTTCTATGAAGGGGATCTGAACTGGCACGTGAAGGCCACTGAAAACCTGAAGGCGGACATCCAGAAGGCGGGCATCGATCCTTCCTATGGTATGCCCACCATCTTCCACATCCGGGATAACATCGTCCTGCTGATGCTGAACCATGAGTATGGCATCCGGCCGGATGACGCGGACGCGATGACGGCGGCGACGGTGCGGGCGCGGAAGGAGATTTTCGACATCAGCAGATCGTTGCGGAAACTGGGTGGCGTGTGGGATGGCCTCCAGGTGGTGGCGACGGCGGAGCAGATCGGCGTCAGGGATGGCAAGCGCATCAAGGGCCGCTACGTGGTGAAAAAGGAGGATCTCATGAACGCCGCACGGCATGAGGATGCGGTGGCACGCGTGACCTTCGGTGTGGACATCCATGCGAAGACCAAGGAGGACAATGACAAGCTGACCATCGAGCGGGGAGGGGTGACGAAGTTCACGCCCTACGACATCCCGCTGCGCGCCCTGATCGCGAAGGATGTGGACGGCCTGATGATGGCGGGGCGCTGCATCAGCGGCGACTTCATCGCCCACGCCAGCTACCGTGTCACCGGAAATGCCGTGGCCATGGGCGAGGCGGCGGGGGCTGCCGGTGCGGTCGCCGCCACCAGCAAGCGCCTGCCCCACGAAGTGGAGTGGAAGGAAGTGGCGGAGGTGCTGGAGAAGAAGGTGAGGAAGGCCTGA
- a CDS encoding helix-turn-helix transcriptional regulator, which translates to MRSHDPSSRFSRLIDRLLARDLPCGVHAANESGAPPGSHGVLPYPRFSLCLAGTARYDVSAAGGTRVVTLARGEAIAAAPGCLMEPHPQSRYLALGIVFTPEMTRFLLARKDPGQHRFLLAHHSTALLDEETSQFFRALTRPSSRTPGDPYLSKLLQLLLIKSREMVESEQPVPTSRKAWFTWQSACRFMQENFSQPIGRPEVAAFLHLHPNHLSRLFTRFSGCSFNQHLLDIRLRHATEMLADPSMNIGDVARASGIPDTNYFIRCFRKRTGLPPARYRSAADKH; encoded by the coding sequence ATGAGAAGCCACGACCCCAGTTCCCGTTTCTCCCGTCTGATCGACCGTCTGCTGGCACGGGATCTCCCGTGCGGAGTGCACGCCGCAAACGAATCCGGAGCACCTCCCGGAAGCCATGGCGTGCTCCCCTATCCCCGTTTCAGTCTCTGCCTTGCCGGCACAGCCCGTTATGATGTGTCCGCCGCCGGTGGCACCCGCGTGGTCACCCTTGCCCGGGGAGAAGCCATCGCGGCAGCACCTGGCTGCCTGATGGAGCCGCATCCGCAGTCACGGTATCTCGCGCTTGGCATCGTCTTCACTCCGGAGATGACGCGCTTCCTGCTGGCCCGGAAGGACCCGGGACAGCACCGGTTCCTGTTGGCCCATCATTCCACCGCCCTCCTGGACGAGGAAACCAGCCAGTTCTTCCGCGCACTGACCCGCCCTTCCTCCCGGACACCGGGTGATCCCTACCTGAGCAAGCTGCTGCAACTTCTGCTCATCAAGTCACGGGAAATGGTGGAGTCGGAGCAGCCCGTCCCCACCTCCCGCAAGGCATGGTTCACCTGGCAATCCGCCTGCCGGTTCATGCAGGAGAATTTCTCCCAGCCCATCGGCCGCCCGGAGGTGGCCGCCTTCCTGCACCTTCACCCTAACCACCTTTCCCGCCTCTTCACCCGCTTCAGCGGCTGCAGCTTCAACCAGCATCTCCTCGACATCCGGTTGCGCCACGCGACGGAGATGCTGGCAGATCCCTCGATGAACATTGGAGACGTCGCACGGGCCAGCGGAATCCCGGACACCAACTACTTCATCCGCTGCTTCCGCAAGCGGACAGGGTTGCCTCCGGCACGCTACCGCTCCGCCGCAGATAAGCATTGA